A single genomic interval of Gossypium raimondii isolate GPD5lz chromosome 11, ASM2569854v1, whole genome shotgun sequence harbors:
- the LOC105804494 gene encoding leucine--tRNA ligase, cytoplasmic codes for MATEGGKSFARRDKLLEIESKVRVWWDEKDVFKAEPAEKPPQPGEKFFGNFPFPYMNGFLHLGHAFSLSKLEFAAAYHRLRGANVLLPFAFHCTGMPIKASADKLAREIQQFGNPPTFPHEVVEEEPNPKEESDPNEGANVVPDKFKGKKSKAASKSSGQMFQWEIMRSFGLSDSEISKFQNPYEWLKFFPPLAVEDLKAFGLGCDWRRSFVTTDMNPFFDSFVKWQMRKLKSLGKIVKDMRYTIYSPLDGQPCADHDRATGEGVQPQEYTIIKMEVVSPFPAKMRVLEGKKVFLAAATLRPETMYGQTNCWVLPDGKYGAFEINDTDVFILTERAALNLAYQKLSRVPEKPTCLVELTGYDLIGLPVKSPLSFNEIIYALPMLTILTDKGTGIVTSVPSDAPDDYMALQDLKAKPAFRAKFGVKDEWVLPFEIVPIIDIPEYGDRAAEKVCLDLKIKSQNEKDKLAEAKRLVYLRGFTEGTMIVGEYAGRRVQEAKPLLRTKLIETGQAIIYSEPEKKVMSRSGDECVVALTDQWYITYGEPEWKKLSEECLSNMNLYSDETRHGFEHTLGWLNQWACSRSFGLGTRIPWDEEFLVESLSDSTIYMAYYTVAHLLQNGDMYGKSADLVQPAQMTDEVWEFLFCGGPYPKSSNIPAATLNKMKQEFEYWYPFDLRVSGKDLIQNHLTFCIYNHTAIMSKDHWPRGFRCNGHIMLNSEKMSKSTGNFRTLRQAIEEFSADATRFSLADAGDGVDDANFVFETANTAILRLTKEIAWMEEILAAESSLRIGPPSTYADRVFENEINIAVKMTEKNYRDYMFREALKTGFYDLQTARDEYRFSCGSGGMNRDLVWRFMDVQTRLITPVCPHYAEFVWRELLKKDGFVIKAGWPSAVSPDLKLKSANKYLQDSIVLMRKLLNKQILGSKKSNKKGAPATSLSEDRLKGLIYVNEKFEGWQAECLEILQSKFDSNARTFASDGEIMKALQESTVGQAADFKKIQKQCMPFLRFKKDEAIKIGVQALDLKLPFGEIDVLKENLDLIKRQLGLEEVEVLSFTDSDASAKAGTHASLLNQNPPSPGNPTAIFLPR; via the exons ATGGCAACAGAGGGAGGCAAGAGCTTTGCAAGGAGAGACAAACTACTTGAAATCGAGTCAAAGGTTAGAGTTTGGTGGGATGAAAAAGATGTTTTCAAGGCTGAACCTGCTGAAAAACCACCACAACCAGGTGAAAAATTCTTTGGGAACTTTCCGTTTCCTTATATGAATGGTTTTTTACATCTAGGTCATGCCTTTTCTCTGTCCAAACTCGAGTTTGCTGCTGCTTACCATAGATTAAGAGGTGCGAATGTGTTATTGCCATTTGCTTTTCACTGTACTGGTATGCCAATTAAGGCTTCTGCTGATAAACTTGCTAGAGAAATCCAACAATTCGGTAATCCACCAACTTTTCCTCACGAGGTTGTAGAGGAGGAACCTAACCCAAAAGAAGAATCTGACCCAAATGAGGGTGCCAACGTGGTACCTGATAAGTTTAAAGGGAAAAAGTCTAAAGCAGCGTCTAAGTCTAGTGGGCAGATGTTTCAGTGGGAAATTATGAGGAGTTTTGGACTTTCAGATAGTGAGATATCCAAGTTTCAAAACCCATATGAATGGTTGAAGTTTTTTCCGCCATTGGCAGTAGAAGACCTTAAGGCCTTTGGCTTAGGTTGTGATTGGAGAAGGTCGTTTGTGACTACGGATATGAATCCAttttttgattcttttgttAAGTGGCAGATGAGGAAGTTGAAATCGCTGGGTAAGATCGTTAAAGATATGAGGTATACCATATATTCTCCTTTAGACGGTCAGCCGTGTGCTGATCATGATAGGGCAACCGGTGAAGGTGTTCAGCCTCAAGAGTATACTATTATCAAAATGGAAGTAGTGTCACCTTTTCCAGCTAAAATGCGTGTTTTGGAAGggaaaaaagtgtttttggctGCTGCAACATTGAGGCCTGAAACCATGTATGGGCAAACAAATTGCTGGGTATTGCCTGATGGGAAATATGGAGCCTTTGAAATCAATGATACTGACGTATTTATTCTGACTGAGAGGGCAGCACTCAACCTTGCTTATCAGAAGCTCTCCCGTGTCCCCGAGAAGCCTACTTGCTTGGTTGAGCTGACTGGTTATGACCTGATTGGGCTTCCAGTAAAGTCTCCTCTCTCATTTAATGAAATCATATATGCTCTTCCAATGTTGACCATTCTAACAGACAAAGGTACCGGAATAGTCACCAGTGTTCCTAGTGATGCTCCTGATGATTATATGGCCTTACAAGATTTAAAAGCAAAACCTGCTTTTCGGGCAAAGTTTGGGGTGAAAGATGAGTGGGTGTTGCCTTTTGAGATTGTACCCATCATTGACATTCCTGAGTATGGAGACAGGGCAGCTGAAAAGGTTTGTCTGgatcttaaaattaaaagtcaGAATGAGAAAGACAAACTTGCTGAGGCAAAGAGGTTGGTGTACTTGAGAGGTTTTACAGAGGGAACTATGATTGTTGGAGAATATGCTGGAAGAAGAGTCCAGGAAGCTAAGCCACTGTTGAGGACCAAACTGATTGAGACGGGCCAGGCAATAATTTATAGTGAGCCTGAGAAGAAGGTCATGTCAAGGTCTGGTGATGAGTGTGTTGTGGCTCTTACAGATCAATGGTACATCACATACGGGGAACCAGAATGGAAAAAATTGTCTGAGGAGTGCTTATCCAACATGAATCTATACTCTGATGAGACACGTCATGGCTTTGAACATACGTTAGGATGGCTGAACCAATGGGCTTGCTCACGATCCTTTGGCCTTGGGACTCGCATTCCTTGGGATGAAGAATTCCTTGTTGAGTCATTATCTGACTCAACCATTTACATGGCTTATTACACAGTTGCTCATCTTCTACAAAATGGGGACATGTATGGAAAAAGTGCTGATCTGGTTCAACCTGCCCAGATGACAGATGAGGTCTGGGAATTTCTCTTCTGTGGTGGTCCCTATCCCAAATCTTCAAATATCCCAGCTGCTACTCTTAATAAGATGAAGCAGGAATTTGAATACTGGTACCCGTTCGATCTACGAGTGTCTGGAAAGGACCTTATCCAGAACCATTTGACATTTTGTATCTACAACCACACAGCAATCATGTCCAAAGATCACTGGCCTCGTGGATTCAGGTGCAATGGACATATTATGCTCAATTCAGAGAAGATGTCCAAGTCTACTGGAAATTTCAGGACATTGCGCCAGGCAATTGAGGAATTCTCTGCTGATGCTACTAGATTCTCTCTAGCTGATGCTGGGGATGGCGTGGATGATGCAAACTTTGTGTTTGAGACAGCCAATACTGCAATTTTGCGCCTTACAAAAGAGATTGCATGGATGGAAGAGATTCTGGCTGCAGAATCGTCGTTGAGGATAGGTCCCCCATCTACCTATGCTGATCgggtttttgaaaatgagataAACATCGCTGTCAAGATGACTGAGAAGAATTATCGAGATTACATGTTTCGAGAGGCTCTCAAAACTGGCTTTTATGATCTTCAAACTGCGAGGGATGAGTATAGGTTCTCTTGTGGCAGTGGGGGCATGAACCGTGACCTTGTATGGCGTTTTATGGATGTGCAGACTAGGCTTATCACTCCAGTCTGCCCTCACTATGCGGAGTTTGTTTGGAGAGAGCTTCTGAAGAAGGATGGCTTTGTGATAAAAGCTGGCTGGCCATCAGCTGTTTCTCCAGATCTTAAACTTAAGAGTGCCAATAAGTATCTGCAGGATTCCATTGTGTTGATGAGAAAGCTGCTGAATAAGCAGATTTTGGGCTCAAAGAAATCTAATAAGAAAGGGGCTCCAGCTACATCACTATCTGAGGACAGGTTGAAGGGCCTAATCTATGTGAATGAGAAATTCGAAGGATGGCAAGCAGAGTGTTTGGAGATTCTCCAAAGCAAGTTTGACAGTAATGCCCGAACTTTTGCATCAGATGGGGAGATAATGAAAGCATTACAGGAGAGCACTGTTGGTCAGGCAGCAGACTTCAAAAAGATCCAGAAACAATGTATGCCattcttaaggttcaagaaGGATGAGGCTATTAAAATTGGTGTCCAAGCTCTGGATTTGAAACTTCCCTTTGGAGAGATTGACGTCCTCAAAGAGAACTTGGACTTGATCAAAAGACAACTTGGTCTTGAAGAGGTAGAAGTACTGTCATTCACTGACTCTGATGCTAGTGCTAAAGCAGGTACACATGCATCCCTGTTAAACCAGAATCCTCCATCCCCTGGAAATCCAACTGCCATCTTCTTGCCAAG GTAA
- the LOC105804495 gene encoding coiled-coil domain-containing protein SCD2 codes for MDRRRLAGERRQSVPAIPGAPSSPLQRHTRSGSSYGGTGNPRKAQTKAAAQRLAAVMAHQQNDDDGNDYDQLDHSSVSSTGSIGFSGARPTRPLSPMTKNVAQRRVPQAMTPQADDHNDEDDLIVSGRPSIGLGGARQMQARTPVIKTIPQRRPSPVIERQPSDDDNADDVPVSNTASTSVAPARSIRSPSPAKKKSLAQTRAPPPPADDDENEEDDLLVSGTTRIGLGGRAVRPRSPATRSIAQKRMPPAATQQTSDKESDEEEVLVSGRPSIGLARGRAMQPRPAMVKTMAQRPVQQVPQQPSDEDNDEDELANSAVSGKATIGLGGRARPSSSPLSVRIHQDQSSSTRSTPGSHTSLSVNTKEQPVSAHSINSVEQSTSPSAGRSSLQSSVEQLHTRQAPSLLEQPVSPCSTGPGRQQLRIKTAQAVPKPTSSGTTPEVSADSRREKRLNSDFASMGGVKDRGRQQSASALQDELDMLQDENESLLEKLHLAEERFEEAEARVRLLEKQIADLGEGATLEARLLSRKEAAQQEREAASRGGAQAQATLEQIAALQTEAEIARDETNSVLEKLSEAEFEIKALQTVTQRMMLTEEEMEEVVLKRCWLARYWSLCVDHGIQADIARVKHEYWSSFAPLPVEIVLAAGQRAREEDISTGDDLEERGKVLQHTNELSGERNVESMLLVEKGLRELALLKVEDAVAFAMAKQRRQNMLKTEEVKLPTEGQFEVFELSQEESEDVRFKQAWLTYFWRRAMNHGVEADIADERLQSWIQCSSQCITSQEAVDVERGLMEIRRLGLESQLWKTSRRGLELGATARLHIETGF; via the exons ATGGATAGGAGAAGGTTAGCAGGCGAGAGAAGACAGAGCGTCCCGGCGATTCCTGGGGCGCCATCATCACCGCTGCAGCGTCACACTAGGTCTGGATCAAGCTATGGAGGTACAGGGAACCCGAGGAAAGCGCAAACCAAAGCAGCGGCGCAAAGGCTGGCTGCCGTTATGGCTCATCAACAAAACGATGATGATGGTAATGATTATGACCAACTTGATCATAGTAGCGTTAGTAGCACGGGAAGCATTGGATTCTCTGGTGCAAGACCAACGCGTCCTCTCTCCCCTATG ACTAAAAACGTGGCTCAAAGGCGAGTTCCACAGGCAATGACACCACAAGCTGATGACCACAATGATGAGGATGACCTTATAGTGAGTGGCAGGCCAAGTATAGGGCTTGGTGGTGCAAGACAGATGCAGGCGCGCACTCCTGTG ATCAAAACTATTCCTCAAAGGCGACCATCACCAGTGATAGAACGGCAACCGTCTGATGATGACAATGCTGACGATGTTCCAGTCAGTAACACAGCAAGCACAAGTGTCGCTCCTGCAAGGTCAATTCGGTCACCCTCTCCTGCG AAGAAAAAAAGCTTAGCTCAAACTCGAGCACCGCCACCACCAGCTGATGATGATGAGAATGAGGAAGATGACCTTTTAGTGAGTGGTACAACGAGAATAGGGCTCGGTGGAAGGGCAGTGCGGCCTCGCTCTCCTGCG ACTAGAAGTATAGCTCAGAAGCGGATGCCACCAGCTGCTACACAGCAAACATCTGACAAGGAAAGTGACGAGGAAGAGGTTTTAGTTAGTGGCAGACCAAGCATTGGTCTTGCTCGTGGTAGGGCAATGCAGCCACGCCCTGCTATG GTCAAAACCATGGCTCAAAGGCCTGTGCAACAGGTACCACAACAACCAAGTGATGAGGATAATGATGAGGATGAGCTTGCTAACAGTGCAGTGAGTGGCAAAGCAACCATTGGACTTGGTGGAAGAGCAAGACCTTCATCTTCTCCCTTG tcaGTTCGCATCCATCAAGATCAATCATCATCTACACGTTCAACACCAGGCAGTCATACCTCTCTATCTGTAAACACTAAGGAGCAACCAGTATCAGCTCACTCCATTAACTCTGTGGAGCAATCCACGTCACCTTCAGCTGGACGATCATCTCTGCAGAGTTCTGTAGAACAACTTCATACTAGACAGGCTCCATCTTTATTAGAACAACCTGTATCTCCTTGTTCCACAGGTCCAGGTCGCCAACAGTTGAGAATCAAGACAGCTCAGGCGGTACCTAAGCCGACCTCTTCTGGTACTACACCTGAGGTTTCAGCTGATAGTCGGAGAGAAAAACG ATTAAATTCAGATTTTGCGAGTATGGGCGGAGTGAAAGATAGGGGAAGGCAGCAGTCTGCTTCTGCTCTACAAGATGAG CTTGATATGCTACAGGATGAAAATGAGAGTTTACTTGAAAAG CTTCACCTTGCAGAGGAGAGGTTTGAGGAAGCAGAAGCGAGAGTTCGGCTGCTTGAGAAACAG ATTGCTGATCTTGGAGAAGGTGCAACTCTAGAAGCACGTCTTTTAAGCAG GAAGGAGGCGGCCCAGCAGGAGAGGGAG GCTGCTTCAAGAGGTGGAGCACAAGCTCAGGCTACACTTGAACAGATTGCTGCTCTCCAGACAGAAGCTGAG ATTGCTAGAGATGAAACAAATTCTGTCTTAGAGAAGCTCAGTGAAGCGGAGTTTGAAATCAAAGCACTGCAAACAGTAACTCAAAGGATGATGTTGACTGAGGAAGAGATG GAAGAGGTTGTTTTAAAGAGATGCTGGCTTGCTCGTTATTGGAGTTTATGTGTGGATCATG GTATTCAGGCCGATATAGCTAGGGTGAAACATGAATATTGGTCATCATTTGCACCACTTCCTGTTGAAATAGTATTAGCTGCCGGACAAAGAGCCAGAGAGGAGGATATTTCAA CCGGGGATGATCTAGAAGAAAGAGGAAAAGTCCTGCAACACACTAATGAACTATCTGGAGAGAGAAATGTTGAAAGCATGCTTCTGGTAGAGAAAGGTCTAAGGGAACTGGCTTTGTTAAAG GTAGAGGATGCAGTTGCATTTGCAATGGCTAAACAGCGACGCCAAAATATGCTAAAAACTG AGGAGGTGAAACTACCTACCGAGGGTCAATTTGAGGTATTTG AATTGAGCCAAGAGGAGTCTGAAGACGTGCGTTTTAAGCAG GCTTGGCTTACATATTTCTGGAGGAGGGCAATGAACCATGGAGTGGAAGCTGATATAGCAGATGAACGTTTGCAGTCATGGATCCAATGCAGCTCTCAATGTATTACTTCGCAGGAAGCAGTTGATG TTGAGCGTGGGCTTATGGAGATTAGGAGGTTAGGGCTGGAGTCCCAGTTATGGAAGACATCACGGCGAGGACTGGAGTTAGGGGCTACCGCCAGGTTGCATATTGAGACAGGTTTCTGA
- the LOC105804493 gene encoding uncharacterized protein LOC105804493 has translation MECNKEEAVRARRIAEQKMQNGDFEGAKKFALKAQKLFPELENIPQLLTVCNVHYCAKNKLFGSEMDWYGILQIKRSADETSIKKQYRKLALLLHPDKNKFAGAEAAFKLIGEANRVLSDQMNRSQYDLKCKISVKTAPKSASHPSNKASMDSQYEFTFTASYSYQQAQHPTFWTLCSACGIKYQFYLDCLNRLLDCKRCGSSFIAFDLGPSGHSWSQFSNQKEIPNEGPRKVPSQCNGGSHFSHGIAGSAHIPKAGNSHEGFTANQKVDGFSNTRDKEEGVDMPKPNATKPQGSGTSRNAKKRGRKSVEECAETAEGAGQEDCGNNSGLNSNANASHPPRRSSRQKPITDYFSWQKRA, from the coding sequence ATGGAGTGTAACAAAGAAGAGGCTGTCAGAGCGAGGAGAATTGCTGAACAAAAGATGCAAAATGGTGATTTTGAGGGTGCTAAGAAGTTTGCATTAAAGGCCCAAAAGTTGTTCCCTGAGCTTGAGAACATACCACAGTTGTTGACAGTATGTAATGTTCACTACTGTGCAAAAAACAAACTTTTTGGGTCGGAAATGGACTGGTATGGGATTCTTCAGATCAAGCGATCAGCTGATGAGACTTCCATCAAGAAGCAGTACAGAAAGCTTGCACTACTGCTCCATCCAGACAAGAATAAATTTGCTGGTGCCGAGGCTGCTTTTAAGTTGATTGGGGAAGCAAACAGGGTTCTTTCAGACCAAATGAACCGTTCTCAATATGATTTGAAGTGCAAAATCTCAGTGAAAACTGCACCAAAGTCGGCTTCTCACCCTTCGAATAAGGCCTCTATGGATAGTCAGTACGAGTTCACATTCACTGCTTCATATTCCTATCAACAGGCACAACATCCAACATTTTGGACACTCTGCAGTGCTTGTGGTATCAAGTACCAGTTCTATTTGGATTGTTTGAACAGATTGTTAGATTGCAAGAGATGTGGGTCTTCCTTCATCGCCTTTGACTTGGGTCCTTCCGGCCACTCTTGGAGTCAGTTCTCCAATCAGAAAGAGATTCCAAATGAGGGACCTCGTAAAGTACCTTCGCAATGCAATGGTGGTAGCCACTTCTCGCATGGAATTGCAGGGTCAGCTCATATTCCAAAGGCAGGAAACTCTCATGAGGGTTTTACAGCTAATCAGAAAGTGGACGGGTTTTCAAACACAAGAGACAAAGAGGAAGGTGTCGACATGCCTAAGCCTAATGCGACGAAACCCCAAGGGTCAGGAACATCGAGAAATGCCAAGAAGAGAGGGAGGAAGTCGGTAGAGGAATGTGCTGAAACTGCAGAGGGTGCTGGACAGGAAGACTGTGGAAATAATAGTGGTTTGAACTCAAATGCAAATGCGAGTCATCCTCCTAGGAGATCTTCAAGGCAAAAACCTATTACAGATTATTTTTCTTGGCAAAAACGTGCCTAA